A genome region from Vidua macroura isolate BioBank_ID:100142 unplaced genomic scaffold, ASM2450914v1 whyUn_scaffold_233, whole genome shotgun sequence includes the following:
- the HNRNPL gene encoding heterogeneous nuclear ribonucleoprotein L, whose translation MSRRRWRGPQGAESGGRGTDMGKMATGGGGGGSGRYYGGGGGGEGGRAPKRLKTESAEAPPHGPGGPGGAGGGAGAGGAENYEDPHKTPASPVVHIRGLIDGIVEADLVEALQEFGPISYVVVMPKKRQALVEFEDILGACNAVNYAADNQIYFAGHPAFVNYSTSQKISRPGDSDDARGVNNVLLFTILNPIYSITTDVLYTICNPCGPVQRIVIFRKNGVQAMVEFDSVQSAQRAKASLNGADIYSGCCTLKIEYAKPSRLNVFKNDQDTWDYTNPNLSGTGDPGGNPNKRQRQPPLLGDHPAEYGGPHGGYHHGHYHDEGYGPPPPHYEGRRMGPPPVGGGHRRGPGRYGPQYGHPPPPPPPPPDYGPHADSPVLMVYGLDQAKMNCDRVFNVFCLYGNVEKVKFMKSKPGAAMVEMADGYAVDRAITHLNNNFMFGQKLNVCVSKQHAIMPGQSYGLEDGSCSYKDFSGSRNNRFLQRPEQAAKNRIQHPSNVLHFFNAPLDVTEDNFYEICDELGVKRPSSVKVFSGKSERSSSGLLEWDSKSDALETLGFLNHFQMKNP comes from the exons ATGTCGAGGCGGCGGTGGCGAGGTCCTCAGGGCGCCGAGAGTGGCGGGCGCGGAACCGACATGGGGAAGATGGCgacgggcggcggcggcggcggctcgggCCGATATTacggcggcggtggcggcggcgaGGGCGGGAGAGCCCCTAAACGCCTGAAAACCGAGAGCGCGGAGGCGCCGCCTCACGGGCCCGGCGGgccggggggcgcgggcggcggcgccggaGCGGGAGGAGCG GAGAACTACGAGGACCCCCACAAGACGCCGGCGTCGCCCGTGGTTCACATCCGCGGCCTCATCGACGGCATCGTGGAGGCCGACCTGGTGGAGGCGCTGCAGGAGTTCGGGCCCATCag CTACGTGGTGGTGATGCCGAAGAAGCGGCAGGCCCTGGTGGAGTTCGAGGACATCCTGGGCGCCTGCAACGCCGTCAACTACGCGGCCGACAACCAGATCTACTTCGCCGGCCACCCCGCCTTCGTCAACTACTCCACCAGCCAGAAGATCTCGCGGCCCGGCGACAGCGACGACGCGCGCGGCGTCAACAACGTGCTGCTCTTCACCATCCTCAACCCCATCTACTCCATCACCACg GACGTGCTCTACACCATCTGCAACCCCTGCGGGCCGGTGCAGCGCATCGTCATCTTCCGCAAGAACGGCGTGCAGGCCATGGTGGA GTTCGACTCGGTGCAGAGCGCGCAGCGCGCCAAGGCCTCGCTCAACGGCGCCGACATCTACTCGGGCTGCTGCACCCTCAAGATCGAGTACGCCAAG cccagccgcCTGAACGTGTTCAAGAACGACCAGGACACCTGGGACTACACCAACCCCAACCTGAGCGGGACAG GAGACCCCGGTGGGAACCCCAACAAACGgcagcggcagccgcccctcCTGGGGGACCACCCGGCTGAGTACG gtGGCCCCCACGGTGGCTACCACCACGGCCACTACCACGACGAGGGCTACGGGCCCCCTCCCCCGCACTACGAGGGCCGGCGCATGGGGCCGCCGCCGGTGGGGGGTGGGCACCGCCGGGGTCCCGGGCGCTACGGCCCCCAGTACGGgcaccccccgccccccccgccgccgccccccgacTACGGCCCCCACGCCGACTCGCCCGTGCTCATGGTGTACGGGCTGGACCAGGCCAAGATGAACTGTGACCGCGTCTTCAACGTCTTCTGCCTCTACGGCAACGTCGAGAAG GTGAAGTTCATGAAGAGCAAGCCGGGCGCGGCCATGGTGGAGATGGCCGATGGCTACGCCGTGGACCGAGCCATCACCCACCTCAACAACAACTTCATGTTCGGCCAGAAGCTCAACGTCTG CGTCTCCAAGCAGCACGCCATCATGCCGGGCCAGTCCTACGGGCTGGAGGACGGCTCGTGCAGCTACAAGGATTTCAGCGGCTCGCGCAACAACCGCTTCCTCCAACGCCCCGAGCAGGCGGCCAAGAACCGCATCCAGCACCCCAGCAACGTGCTGCACTTCTTCAACGCGCCGCTCGACGTCACCGAGGACAACTTCTACGAG
- the PSMD8 gene encoding 26S proteasome non-ATPase regulatory subunit 8 → MAVPNGAGAAAGTGPGGTGTGLGGPGGTGGGLRAAAGLYEQLKGEWGRKSPNLAKCGEALGRLKVALLDLNFLPTSGSAMTKQQLILARDILEIGAQWSILRKDIPSFERYMAQLKCYYFDYKEELPESASRHQLLGLNLLFLLSQNRVAEFHTELERLPAPDIQGNLFIRHPVSLEQYLMEGSYNKVFLAKGNIPAESYTFFIDILLDTIRDEIAGCIEAAYERILFPEAARILFFSSPRKMTDYAKKRGWVLGPSNYYSFGGRQQKAEDPPIPSTELATQVIEYARQLEMIV, encoded by the exons ATGGCGGTGCCGaacggggccggggccgcggccgggaCGGGCCCGGGGGGGACCGGGACGGGCCTGGGGGGCCCGGGCGGCACCGGGGGAGGCCTCAGGGCGGCGGCCGGGCTCTACGAGCAGCTCAAGGGCGAGTGGGGCCGCAAGAGCCCCAACCTGGCCAAGTGCGGGGAGGCGCTGGGCAGGCTGAag gTGGCTCTGCTGGACCTGAACTTCCTCCCCACCTCGGGCTCGGCCATGACCAAGCAGCAGCTGATCCTGGCCC GGGACATTCTGGAGATCGGGGCGCAGTGGAGCATCCTGAGGAAGGACATCCCCTCCTTCGAGCGCTACATGGCGCAGCTCAAGTGCTACTACTTCGACTACAA ggaggagctgcccgAGTCGGCGTCGCGGcaccagctgctggggctgaacctgctgttcctgctgtccCAGAACCGCGTGGCCGAGTTCCACACGGAGCTGGAGCGGCTCCCGGCGCCCGACATCCAGGGCAACCTGTTCATCCGGCACCCCGTGTCCCTGGAGCAG taccTGATGGAGGGCAGCTACAACAAAGTGTTCCTGGCCAAGGGCAACATCCCAGCAGAGAGCTACACCTTCTTCATCGACATCCTGCTGGACACCATCAG ggACGAGATCGCGGGCTGCATCGAGGCCGCCTACGAGCGGATCCTGTTCCCCGAGGCCGCGCGGATCCTGTTCTTCTCCTCGCCCCGCAAGATGACCGACTACGCCAAGAAG cGGGGCTGGGTGCTGGGCCCCTCCAACTATTACAGCTTCGGGGGGCGGCAGCAGAAGGCCGAGGACCCCCCGATCCCCTCGACGGAGCTGGCCACGCAGGTGATCGAGTACGCccggcagctggagatgatCGTCTGA
- the SLC8A2 gene encoding sodium/calcium exchanger 2 isoform X1, with amino-acid sequence MAALGPALAAWLLLSPRGCAAAADGPNGTCRGSARCQPGVLLPVWQPDEPAAGDKAARAIVYFVAMMYLFLGVSIIADRFMASIEVITSREKEITVTKANGETSVGTVRIWNETVSNLTLMALGSSAPEILLSLIEVCGHRFQAGELGPGTIVGSAAFNMFVVIAVCVYAIPAGESRRIKHLRVFFVTASWSIFAYIWLYLILAVITPGVVQVWEAFLTLLFFPACVVFAWAADKRLLFYKYVYKRYRADPRSGIIIGTEAERPPKDLEADGGFPALPEPEPAAGASPSPTPEEKELDESRREVIQILKDLKQKHPEKELEQLLDAANYMALVHQQKSRAFYRIQATRLMTGAGNVLKKHAAEAARRSPAPPGEDDEDDEEDEACSRIFFEPCLYHCLENCGSVTLAVACQQGLGANQTFYVDFRTEDGSAKAGSDYEYSEGTLIFKPGETRKELAIGIIDDDIFEEDEHFFVRLLNLRVGDAEGMFEADSEDHPKGKLVAPLVATVTILDDDHAGIFGFRERSVRVSECQGHVEVTVVRSSGARGTVMVPFRTVEGTARGGGVDYEDASGELEFRNDETAKTLQVKIVDDEEYEKKENFFIELGTPRWLKRGISALLLAQGDGERQLSAEEEEARRIADMGKPVLGDNRRLEVVIEESYDFKNTVDKLMKKTNLATVIGTHSWREQFLEAITVSAGGDEDEDDEGREERLPSCFDYVMHFLTVFWKVLFACVPPTALLGGWAAFGVSILLLALLTALIGDLAAHFGCTLGLKDSVNAVVFVALGTSIPDTFASRVAALQDPCADASIGNVTGSNAVNVFLGLGLAWSVAAVYWAAQGRPFRVPPGTLAFPVTLFTIFAFLAIGVLLWRRRAPIGGELGGPRAPKVLTAGLFLLLWLLYVLFASLEAYCHIQGF; translated from the exons ATGGCGGCGCTGGGCCCGGCGCTGGcggcctggctgctgctgagcccgCGGGGCTGCGCGGCGGCGGCCGACGGCCCCAACGGCACGTGCCGGGGCTCGGCGCGGTGCCAGCCCGGCGTCCTCCTGCCCGTGTGGCAGCCGGACGAGCCGGCGGCCGGCGACAAGGCGGCGCGCGCCATCGTCTACTTCGTGGCCATGATGTACCTGTTCCTGGGCGTGTCCATCATCGCCGACCGCTTCATGGCCTCCATCGAGGTGATCACGTCGCGCGAGAAGGAGATCACCGTCACCAAGGCCAACGGCGAGACCAGCGTGGGCACCGTGCGCATCTGGAACGAGACCGTCTCCAACCTGACGCTGATGGCGCTGGGCTCCTCGGCGCCCGAGATCCTCCTGTCGCTCATCGAGGTGTGCGGGCACCGCTTCCAGGCCGGCGAGCTGGGCCCGGGCACCATCGTGGGCAGCGCCGCCTTCAACATGTTCGTGGTGATCGCCGTGTGCGTCTACGCCATCCCGGCGGGCGAGAGCCGCCGCATCAAGCACCTACGCGTCTTCTTCGTCACGGCCTCGTGGAGCATCTTCGCCTACATCTGGCTCTACCTCATCCTGGCCGTCATCACGCCGGGCGTGGTGCAGGTGTGGGAGGCCTTCCTGACGCTGCTCTTCTTCCCGGCGTGCGTGGTGTTCGCCTGGGCGGCCGACAAGCGCCTGCTCTTCTACAAGTACGTCTACAAGCGCTACCGCGCCGACCCGCGCAGCGGCATCATCATCGGCACCGAGGCCGAGCGCCCGCCCAAGGACCTGGAGGCCGACGGCGGCTTCCCGGCGCTGCCCGAGCCCGAGCCCGCCGCCGGCGCCTCGCCCTCGCCCACGCCcgaggagaaggagctggacGAGAGCCGGCGCGAGGTGATCCAGATCCTCAAGGACCTGAAGCAGAAGCACCcggagaaggagctggagcagctgctggacgCCGCCAACTACATGGCGCTGGTGCACCAGCAGAAGAGCCGCGCCTTCTACCGCATCCAGGCCACGCGGCTCATGACCGGCGCCGGCAACGTGCTCAAGAAGCACGCGGCCGAGGCGGCGCGGCGctcgcccgccccgcccggcgaGGACGACGAGGACGACGAGGAGGACGAGGCGTGCAGCCGCATCTTCTTCGAGCCGTGCCTCTACCACTGCCTGGAGAACTGCGGCTCGGTGACGCTGGCCGTGGCGTGCCAGCAGGGCCTGGGCGCCAACCAGACCTTCTACGTGGACTTCCGCACCGAGGACGGCTCGGCCAAGGCGGGCTCGGACTACGAGTACAGCGAGGGCACGCTCATCTTCAAGCCGGGCGAGACGCGCAAGGAGCTGGCCATCGGCATCATCGACGATGACATCTTCGAGGAGGACGAGCACTTCTTCGTGCGCCTGCTGAACCTGCGCGTGGGCGACGCCGAGGGCATGTTCGAGGCCGACTCCGAGGACCACCCCAAGGGCAAGCTGGTGGCGCCGCTGGTGGCCACGGTGACCATCCTGGACGACGACCACGCCGGCATCTTCGGCTTCCGGGAGCGCTCGGTGCGCGTCAGCGAGTGCCAGGGCCACGTGGAGGTGACGGTGGTGCGCAGCTCCGGCGCGCGCGGCACCGTCATGGTGCCCTTCCGCACCGTGGAGGGGACGGCGCGCGGCGGCGGCGTCGACTACGAGGACGCCAGCGGGGAGCTGGAGTTCCGCAACGACGAGACGGC GAAGACGCTGCAGGTGAAGATCGTGGACGACGAGGAGTACGAGAAGAAGGAGAACTTCTTCATCGAGCTGGGGACGCCGCGCTGGCTCAAGCGCGGCATCTCGG cTCTTCTGCTCGCCCAAG GGGACGGCGAGCGGCAGCTGTCggccgaggaggaggaggcgcggCGCATCGCCGACATGGGCAAGCCGGTGCTGGGCGACAACCGGCGCCTCGAGGTGGTCATCGAGGAGTCCTACGACTTCAAG aaCACGGTGGACAAGCTGATGAAGAAAACCAACCTGGCCACCGTCATCGGCACGCACTCGTGGCGCGAGCAGTTCCTGGAGGCCATCACCGTCAGCGCAGGTG GTGACGAGGACGAGGACGACGAGGGCCGCGAGGAGCGGCTGCCGTCGTGCTTCGATTACGTCATGCACTTCCTGACGGTCTTCTGGAAGGTTCTGTTCGCCTGCGTGCCCCCCACGGCGCTGCTGGGGGGCTGGGCGGCCTTCGGCgtctccatcctcctcctcgcGCTGCTCACCGCCCTCATCGGCGACCTGGCCGCGCACTTCGGCTGCACCCTCGGCCTCAAGGACTCGGTCAACGCTGTCGTCTTCGTGGCGCTCGGCACCTCCATCCCTG ACACCTTCGCCAGCCGCGTGGCCGCGCTGCAGGACCCGTGCGCCGACGCCTCCATCGGCAACGTCACCGGCTCCAACGCCGTCAACGtcttcctggggctggggctggcctggTCGGTGGCCGCCGTGTACTGGGCGGCGCAGGGCCGGCCGTTCCGCGTGCCGCCGGGCACGCTGGCCTTCCCCGTCACGCTCTTCACCATCTTCGCCTTCCTCGCCATCGGCGTGCTGCTGTGGCGGCGCCGCGCGCCCATCGGCGGCGAGCTGGGGGGGCCCCGCGCCCCCAAAGTGCTGACGGCCgggctcttcctgctgctctggctgctctaCGTGCTCTTCGCCAGCCTGGAGGCGTACTGCCACATCCAGGGCTTCTGA
- the SLC8A2 gene encoding sodium/calcium exchanger 2 isoform X2 produces the protein MAALGPALAAWLLLSPRGCAAAADGPNGTCRGSARCQPGVLLPVWQPDEPAAGDKAARAIVYFVAMMYLFLGVSIIADRFMASIEVITSREKEITVTKANGETSVGTVRIWNETVSNLTLMALGSSAPEILLSLIEVCGHRFQAGELGPGTIVGSAAFNMFVVIAVCVYAIPAGESRRIKHLRVFFVTASWSIFAYIWLYLILAVITPGVVQVWEAFLTLLFFPACVVFAWAADKRLLFYKYVYKRYRADPRSGIIIGTEAERPPKDLEADGGFPALPEPEPAAGASPSPTPEEKELDESRREVIQILKDLKQKHPEKELEQLLDAANYMALVHQQKSRAFYRIQATRLMTGAGNVLKKHAAEAARRSPAPPGEDDEDDEEDEACSRIFFEPCLYHCLENCGSVTLAVACQQGLGANQTFYVDFRTEDGSAKAGSDYEYSEGTLIFKPGETRKELAIGIIDDDIFEEDEHFFVRLLNLRVGDAEGMFEADSEDHPKGKLVAPLVATVTILDDDHAGIFGFRERSVRVSECQGHVEVTVVRSSGARGTVMVPFRTVEGTARGGGVDYEDASGELEFRNDETAKTLQVKIVDDEEYEKKENFFIELGTPRWLKRGISALLLAQGDGERQLSAEEEEARRIADMGKPVLGDNRRLEVVIEESYDFKNTVDKLMKKTNLATVIGTHSWREQFLEAITVSAGDEDEDDEGREERLPSCFDYVMHFLTVFWKVLFACVPPTALLGGWAAFGVSILLLALLTALIGDLAAHFGCTLGLKDSVNAVVFVALGTSIPDTFASRVAALQDPCADASIGNVTGSNAVNVFLGLGLAWSVAAVYWAAQGRPFRVPPGTLAFPVTLFTIFAFLAIGVLLWRRRAPIGGELGGPRAPKVLTAGLFLLLWLLYVLFASLEAYCHIQGF, from the exons ATGGCGGCGCTGGGCCCGGCGCTGGcggcctggctgctgctgagcccgCGGGGCTGCGCGGCGGCGGCCGACGGCCCCAACGGCACGTGCCGGGGCTCGGCGCGGTGCCAGCCCGGCGTCCTCCTGCCCGTGTGGCAGCCGGACGAGCCGGCGGCCGGCGACAAGGCGGCGCGCGCCATCGTCTACTTCGTGGCCATGATGTACCTGTTCCTGGGCGTGTCCATCATCGCCGACCGCTTCATGGCCTCCATCGAGGTGATCACGTCGCGCGAGAAGGAGATCACCGTCACCAAGGCCAACGGCGAGACCAGCGTGGGCACCGTGCGCATCTGGAACGAGACCGTCTCCAACCTGACGCTGATGGCGCTGGGCTCCTCGGCGCCCGAGATCCTCCTGTCGCTCATCGAGGTGTGCGGGCACCGCTTCCAGGCCGGCGAGCTGGGCCCGGGCACCATCGTGGGCAGCGCCGCCTTCAACATGTTCGTGGTGATCGCCGTGTGCGTCTACGCCATCCCGGCGGGCGAGAGCCGCCGCATCAAGCACCTACGCGTCTTCTTCGTCACGGCCTCGTGGAGCATCTTCGCCTACATCTGGCTCTACCTCATCCTGGCCGTCATCACGCCGGGCGTGGTGCAGGTGTGGGAGGCCTTCCTGACGCTGCTCTTCTTCCCGGCGTGCGTGGTGTTCGCCTGGGCGGCCGACAAGCGCCTGCTCTTCTACAAGTACGTCTACAAGCGCTACCGCGCCGACCCGCGCAGCGGCATCATCATCGGCACCGAGGCCGAGCGCCCGCCCAAGGACCTGGAGGCCGACGGCGGCTTCCCGGCGCTGCCCGAGCCCGAGCCCGCCGCCGGCGCCTCGCCCTCGCCCACGCCcgaggagaaggagctggacGAGAGCCGGCGCGAGGTGATCCAGATCCTCAAGGACCTGAAGCAGAAGCACCcggagaaggagctggagcagctgctggacgCCGCCAACTACATGGCGCTGGTGCACCAGCAGAAGAGCCGCGCCTTCTACCGCATCCAGGCCACGCGGCTCATGACCGGCGCCGGCAACGTGCTCAAGAAGCACGCGGCCGAGGCGGCGCGGCGctcgcccgccccgcccggcgaGGACGACGAGGACGACGAGGAGGACGAGGCGTGCAGCCGCATCTTCTTCGAGCCGTGCCTCTACCACTGCCTGGAGAACTGCGGCTCGGTGACGCTGGCCGTGGCGTGCCAGCAGGGCCTGGGCGCCAACCAGACCTTCTACGTGGACTTCCGCACCGAGGACGGCTCGGCCAAGGCGGGCTCGGACTACGAGTACAGCGAGGGCACGCTCATCTTCAAGCCGGGCGAGACGCGCAAGGAGCTGGCCATCGGCATCATCGACGATGACATCTTCGAGGAGGACGAGCACTTCTTCGTGCGCCTGCTGAACCTGCGCGTGGGCGACGCCGAGGGCATGTTCGAGGCCGACTCCGAGGACCACCCCAAGGGCAAGCTGGTGGCGCCGCTGGTGGCCACGGTGACCATCCTGGACGACGACCACGCCGGCATCTTCGGCTTCCGGGAGCGCTCGGTGCGCGTCAGCGAGTGCCAGGGCCACGTGGAGGTGACGGTGGTGCGCAGCTCCGGCGCGCGCGGCACCGTCATGGTGCCCTTCCGCACCGTGGAGGGGACGGCGCGCGGCGGCGGCGTCGACTACGAGGACGCCAGCGGGGAGCTGGAGTTCCGCAACGACGAGACGGC GAAGACGCTGCAGGTGAAGATCGTGGACGACGAGGAGTACGAGAAGAAGGAGAACTTCTTCATCGAGCTGGGGACGCCGCGCTGGCTCAAGCGCGGCATCTCGG cTCTTCTGCTCGCCCAAG GGGACGGCGAGCGGCAGCTGTCggccgaggaggaggaggcgcggCGCATCGCCGACATGGGCAAGCCGGTGCTGGGCGACAACCGGCGCCTCGAGGTGGTCATCGAGGAGTCCTACGACTTCAAG aaCACGGTGGACAAGCTGATGAAGAAAACCAACCTGGCCACCGTCATCGGCACGCACTCGTGGCGCGAGCAGTTCCTGGAGGCCATCACCGTCAGCGCAG GTGACGAGGACGAGGACGACGAGGGCCGCGAGGAGCGGCTGCCGTCGTGCTTCGATTACGTCATGCACTTCCTGACGGTCTTCTGGAAGGTTCTGTTCGCCTGCGTGCCCCCCACGGCGCTGCTGGGGGGCTGGGCGGCCTTCGGCgtctccatcctcctcctcgcGCTGCTCACCGCCCTCATCGGCGACCTGGCCGCGCACTTCGGCTGCACCCTCGGCCTCAAGGACTCGGTCAACGCTGTCGTCTTCGTGGCGCTCGGCACCTCCATCCCTG ACACCTTCGCCAGCCGCGTGGCCGCGCTGCAGGACCCGTGCGCCGACGCCTCCATCGGCAACGTCACCGGCTCCAACGCCGTCAACGtcttcctggggctggggctggcctggTCGGTGGCCGCCGTGTACTGGGCGGCGCAGGGCCGGCCGTTCCGCGTGCCGCCGGGCACGCTGGCCTTCCCCGTCACGCTCTTCACCATCTTCGCCTTCCTCGCCATCGGCGTGCTGCTGTGGCGGCGCCGCGCGCCCATCGGCGGCGAGCTGGGGGGGCCCCGCGCCCCCAAAGTGCTGACGGCCgggctcttcctgctgctctggctgctctaCGTGCTCTTCGCCAGCCTGGAGGCGTACTGCCACATCCAGGGCTTCTGA